Proteins encoded together in one Planctopirus ephydatiae window:
- a CDS encoding BPL-N domain-containing protein, with amino-acid sequence MLMRSLGFCLFLVLSIAASSVTLSVAQAAEPIRVSIYDHSDGSANGPKNLMKFLTEENGFKCVRVSPEEIRDTDILTKTDVLIIPGGSASAQSKKLEDAGCAKIKEFVKNGGGYVGICAGAYLATSDYSWSLGLMNAKVVDKAHWARGTGPVELEMKETGKTLLGESSDLVGVYYGQGPLLSPGSTKELPPYEPLALYATEIAKKGAPSGVMVGTSAIAKVNYGNGRVICYSCHPEGKNGPHHLIKAGARWAAGIDELPAPVASPQKLSADSTTKVD; translated from the coding sequence ATGTTGATGAGATCTTTGGGCTTTTGTCTCTTTCTCGTGCTCAGTATTGCCGCATCCAGCGTGACGCTTTCGGTGGCTCAGGCTGCGGAACCGATCAGAGTGTCAATTTATGATCACTCAGATGGATCGGCTAACGGGCCTAAAAATCTGATGAAGTTTCTGACTGAGGAAAATGGCTTTAAGTGTGTGCGTGTCAGCCCGGAAGAGATCCGCGATACCGATATTCTGACCAAGACAGATGTGCTGATCATTCCCGGCGGGAGCGCCAGTGCGCAGTCGAAAAAGCTGGAAGATGCGGGCTGTGCGAAGATCAAGGAGTTCGTAAAAAATGGGGGTGGCTATGTTGGTATCTGCGCTGGTGCTTACCTGGCGACATCCGACTACTCCTGGTCACTCGGCTTAATGAATGCCAAGGTGGTTGACAAGGCCCACTGGGCTCGCGGCACCGGGCCTGTCGAACTGGAGATGAAAGAAACAGGCAAGACGTTGCTGGGTGAATCCAGCGATCTGGTGGGTGTCTATTATGGTCAGGGCCCGCTGTTGAGCCCTGGAAGCACCAAGGAACTCCCCCCTTATGAACCATTAGCACTCTACGCCACAGAGATCGCGAAGAAGGGTGCTCCCTCCGGTGTCATGGTGGGTACCAGTGCGATTGCCAAAGTCAATTACGGGAACGGGCGGGTCATCTGTTACAGCTGTCATCCCGAAGGTAAGAATGGCCCTCACCATCTCATCAAAGCTGGTGCGCGCTGGGCCGCAGGGATTGATGAGCTACCGGCTCCTGTCGCTTCTCCACAAAAATTAAGTGCCGATTCGACAACTAAAGTCGATTAA
- a CDS encoding DUF1559 domain-containing protein has product MLPHRRGFTLIELLVVIAIIAVLIALLLPAVQQAREAARRTQCRSNLKQIGLALHNYESTYGCYPTRTTGLTANPDAKRHGMPVRLLPFIDQAALFNTYDFRQHWYFPVNEPAIRTPLTIFTCPSDPTPNVDTSTFTVDSVTYSTLQRSTTDYAENGGVSTNLTLASGLVDAQTVNNPDGPFEDNFKICRIRDIIDGLSNTIFVGERGGVPLRYNSGVPSGAVIPGTGMLNTSDGGGGWADYRQGVRMAGSTAGTGARNISSTTNFGRCAINCTNHEEYYSFHTGGAHFLMGDGSVRFNSENISITVMARLLSAQAAEVVGEY; this is encoded by the coding sequence ATGTTACCTCATCGTCGCGGCTTTACCTTGATTGAGCTGCTTGTGGTGATTGCGATCATTGCCGTATTGATCGCTTTATTGTTGCCGGCAGTCCAGCAGGCACGAGAAGCTGCCCGGAGGACACAGTGCCGCAGCAACCTGAAGCAAATCGGCCTCGCGCTGCACAACTACGAGAGCACTTATGGCTGTTATCCGACTCGCACCACGGGATTAACCGCAAATCCCGATGCCAAGCGACATGGCATGCCAGTGCGACTGTTGCCGTTTATCGATCAGGCCGCCCTTTTCAACACTTACGACTTTCGCCAGCACTGGTATTTCCCAGTGAACGAGCCCGCAATCCGCACTCCATTAACTATCTTTACTTGTCCCTCCGATCCGACACCGAATGTTGATACTTCGACCTTTACGGTTGACTCAGTGACTTACAGTACCTTGCAGCGATCCACGACCGACTATGCCGAGAATGGCGGGGTCAGTACCAATCTGACACTGGCCAGCGGACTGGTCGATGCACAGACAGTGAATAATCCTGATGGTCCTTTTGAAGACAATTTCAAAATCTGCCGCATTCGCGACATTATTGATGGCTTGTCGAACACAATTTTTGTGGGTGAGCGGGGTGGAGTGCCACTGCGATATAATAGTGGGGTTCCTTCTGGAGCTGTGATTCCCGGAACAGGGATGCTGAATACTTCAGACGGAGGCGGTGGCTGGGCTGATTATCGCCAGGGCGTCCGCATGGCTGGCTCAACAGCAGGGACTGGAGCACGGAATATCAGCAGTACAACCAATTTCGGTCGATGCGCGATCAACTGCACCAATCACGAAGAATATTACAGCTTCCACACAGGTGGTGCTCACTTCCTGATGGGTGATGGCAGTGTGCGATTCAACTCTGAGAATATCAGCATTACGGTCATGGCCAGACTTTTATCTGCTCAGGCTGCTGAGGTTGTCGGAGAATATTAA
- a CDS encoding zinc ribbon domain-containing protein has product MDSSGMQLKGLHTIHLALRDVQALIDRGPKQTLAKKQLIQKRQADHEAARDRLKQARLLADQKNLQLKTQEARIAEYRAKQNTAASNREYDIIKGQIAADEMSKSVLEDEIFEALEQIDKCQLEIAEREKEVAAAQAELVRYEAEYAAEKPGLEAKKTALVQQLASAESCLPANIIPDYRRQIQAHGADALAPVENRSCSACYLQLTQQLFMELRAGKPMFCRSCGRLIYLDAEADE; this is encoded by the coding sequence ATGGATTCGTCAGGCATGCAGCTCAAGGGGCTTCACACAATTCATCTGGCATTGCGTGATGTTCAGGCCTTGATTGATCGTGGCCCGAAGCAGACTCTCGCCAAGAAGCAATTGATTCAGAAGCGGCAAGCCGATCATGAAGCTGCCAGAGATCGCCTGAAGCAGGCCCGTTTGCTGGCTGATCAAAAGAATCTGCAGCTCAAGACCCAGGAAGCCCGGATTGCCGAATATCGGGCCAAGCAGAATACGGCGGCTTCAAACCGCGAGTACGACATTATCAAGGGGCAGATCGCTGCCGATGAGATGTCCAAAAGTGTCCTTGAAGATGAAATCTTTGAAGCGCTCGAGCAGATCGATAAATGTCAGCTTGAAATTGCGGAGCGTGAGAAAGAAGTCGCTGCTGCTCAGGCTGAACTGGTGCGGTATGAAGCTGAGTACGCCGCTGAGAAACCTGGCCTCGAAGCGAAAAAAACGGCACTTGTTCAGCAACTGGCCAGCGCGGAAAGTTGCCTGCCGGCGAATATTATCCCGGATTACCGACGACAGATTCAGGCCCATGGTGCCGATGCCCTGGCACCTGTGGAGAATCGTTCCTGCAGCGCCTGCTATCTGCAGTTGACTCAGCAACTTTTCATGGAACTGCGTGCAGGGAAGCCCATGTTCTGCCGCTCCTGTGGACGACTCATTTATCTCGATGCTGAAGCAGACGAGTAA